One segment of Desulfolucanica intricata DNA contains the following:
- a CDS encoding alpha/beta fold hydrolase: MPYVDIEGHNYYYSQNYQGNPKLNNQTIIFIHGAGGNHKFWYNQSKELSSEFLINVPDLPGHGKSEGTPINNIAGYSSFINKFIDSTAKAPVYLAGHSMGGAIAMDFALKYPQKLKKLILIGTGPRLRVMPQILETFSKGQHFLELVNWFYRKNPPQTLLDLAKKDVISTNPKVWFADFTACNNFDITDNLKNIKTNTLVIGAAEDMLTPLKYSKTLERELPRAKLEVIDGAGHMMMLEKPDQVNFAITNFIRGE; encoded by the coding sequence ATGCCGTACGTTGACATCGAAGGTCATAATTATTATTATAGCCAAAATTATCAAGGAAATCCTAAGCTTAACAACCAAACAATAATTTTTATCCATGGTGCCGGGGGAAATCACAAATTTTGGTATAACCAATCAAAGGAATTAAGCAGTGAATTTTTAATAAACGTACCGGATTTACCTGGCCATGGAAAATCAGAAGGAACGCCGATTAACAATATTGCCGGTTATAGTTCTTTCATAAATAAGTTTATCGATTCTACCGCTAAAGCGCCGGTTTATCTGGCCGGTCACTCAATGGGCGGAGCCATCGCTATGGATTTTGCTTTAAAATATCCACAAAAATTAAAAAAACTAATTCTCATAGGCACTGGTCCAAGACTTAGGGTAATGCCACAAATTTTAGAAACTTTTAGCAAAGGACAACATTTTCTTGAATTAGTAAATTGGTTTTATCGCAAAAACCCACCTCAAACTCTTTTGGATTTAGCCAAAAAAGATGTGATTTCTACCAACCCAAAGGTCTGGTTTGCTGATTTTACCGCTTGTAACAATTTCGATATTACAGACAACCTTAAAAATATTAAGACGAACACACTTGTCATAGGTGCTGCAGAAGACATGTTAACACCATTAAAGTACAGCAAGACCCTGGAGAGAGAATTACCCCGGGCCAAACTGGAGGTAATTGATGGGGCAGGTCATATGATGATGCTGGAAAAACCGGATCAAGTTAACTTTGCGATAACTAATTTCATTAGGGGGGAATAA